The proteins below come from a single Acidobacteriota bacterium genomic window:
- a CDS encoding ATPase — translation MVTKKHYTNETFTKRVDHEGGEHRSHDSSIGTAHCIECGAIYTDKRWVARSDSKETSEHVHWRPGKETTCPACKQLKQGVVGGYFVLDGDFLTKHRDEINSLIDNETRDALQDNPLSRIMDRHDEDGKLVIETTTEHLAQRLGHAVEKAYDGKTVYDFSHENKVARVHWTRN, via the coding sequence ATGGTGACAAAGAAACACTATACGAACGAGACATTTACTAAACGAGTGGATCACGAGGGCGGTGAACATCGCAGTCACGACTCATCCATTGGAACCGCACATTGCATCGAATGCGGTGCGATCTACACGGATAAACGCTGGGTTGCGAGATCCGATTCGAAAGAAACGTCCGAACACGTACACTGGCGTCCCGGTAAAGAGACCACTTGCCCGGCGTGCAAGCAGTTAAAACAGGGCGTAGTTGGCGGTTATTTCGTACTAGACGGTGATTTTCTCACGAAGCACCGCGACGAGATCAATAGTTTGATCGACAACGAAACGCGGGATGCTCTTCAAGATAATCCTTTATCGCGGATCATGGACCGCCACGATGAGGATGGGAAACTCGTGATCGAAACTACGACCGAGCATCTTGCCCAACGACTCGGCCACGCAGTGGAAAAAGCATACGACGGCAAAACTGTGTATGACTTTTCGCATGAGAACAAAGTAGCTCGCGTCCACTGGACACGAAACTGA
- a CDS encoding sigma-54-dependent Fis family transcriptional regulator: MQNLILIVDDERGIRDTLRGVLEDEGFAVETAESGEACLELVRKQDFSCILLDIWLGDGIDGLETLGRLKEEGIDAAVVMISGHGNIETAVRSTKLGAFDFIEKPLSLERTVVTVKNAVRQRQLELANQQLQNELSEQYVMVGESVVMRALRKQISIVAPTDGRVLISGESGTGKELVARAIHAQSKRRNAPFVEINSAAIPEELVESELFGHAKGAFSGAMKSKKGKFEVADGATLFLDEIGDMSPRVQAKMLRVLEEQRFEPVGSNTPITVDVRVISATNQPLDSLIDNGRFRSDLFYRLNVIPFQVPPLRERREDVPVLVEHFNQKFSREYGKAPKLFSTDAIEALQDYEWIGNVRELKNTIERIVIMSAKESISADDLPDMEGTYEPAAVSFRFPSFKEATDAYQREFILHKLSEFDGNVAKAAENMGVDRTHLYRRMKNLGIQPR, from the coding sequence ATGCAGAATTTGATCTTGATCGTAGATGATGAACGCGGCATCCGCGACACGCTTCGCGGCGTGCTCGAGGACGAAGGCTTTGCTGTGGAAACGGCCGAATCCGGCGAAGCCTGTCTCGAACTCGTCAGGAAGCAGGATTTTAGCTGTATCCTTCTCGACATTTGGCTCGGCGACGGGATCGATGGACTTGAAACCCTGGGCAGACTGAAAGAAGAGGGAATTGACGCGGCCGTTGTGATGATCTCAGGCCACGGAAACATTGAAACTGCAGTCCGATCTACAAAGCTCGGGGCGTTCGATTTCATAGAAAAGCCGCTTAGCCTGGAACGCACGGTCGTGACGGTAAAGAACGCCGTTCGGCAGCGGCAGCTTGAGCTCGCTAATCAACAGCTGCAGAACGAACTGTCCGAGCAATACGTCATGGTCGGCGAATCGGTCGTTATGCGTGCTCTCAGAAAGCAGATATCAATCGTCGCTCCGACGGATGGGCGCGTTCTCATTTCGGGCGAAAGCGGCACGGGAAAAGAGCTTGTTGCAAGAGCGATCCACGCTCAATCCAAGCGCCGCAACGCTCCTTTCGTTGAGATAAATTCTGCCGCTATTCCTGAGGAACTCGTCGAATCCGAACTTTTCGGCCACGCAAAAGGTGCGTTTTCAGGGGCGATGAAGTCGAAGAAGGGAAAGTTCGAGGTTGCGGACGGAGCCACTCTGTTCCTCGACGAGATCGGCGACATGTCACCGCGGGTCCAGGCGAAGATGCTCCGGGTGCTGGAGGAGCAGCGGTTCGAACCGGTCGGCAGCAACACACCGATCACCGTTGATGTACGTGTGATCTCCGCGACCAATCAACCGCTAGACAGTCTTATCGACAACGGACGGTTTCGATCCGATCTATTTTATCGGCTAAACGTGATCCCGTTCCAGGTTCCGCCCCTTCGTGAACGGCGTGAGGATGTTCCCGTGCTCGTTGAGCATTTTAATCAGAAGTTCTCACGCGAGTATGGAAAAGCTCCAAAACTATTCAGCACTGACGCGATCGAGGCCTTGCAGGATTACGAATGGATCGGTAACGTGCGGGAGCTGAAAAACACTATAGAGCGGATCGTCATCATGTCAGCCAAAGAATCGATCTCGGCCGACGATCTGCCTGATATGGAAGGCACCTATGAACCGGCCGCCGTCAGCTTTCGCTTTCCCAGCTTCAAAGAAGCGACCGATGCTTACCAACGGGAATTCATCCTCCACAAACTTTCAGAATTTGATGGAAATGTTGCCAAAGCCGCCGAAAATATGGGCGTCGACCGAACGCATCTGTATCGAAGAATGAAGAATCTTGGTATTCAGCCCAGATGA
- a CDS encoding CPBP family intramembrane metalloprotease, protein MNAILFNENTGLLRSGWRAAIFLFAYVFAAAFFGLAGQSFVLVLQAAGYAGPTAYFVSNAFSSLVPAILLGWLCGKFLEKLPYRALGAAFTKGWLKHFLLGLLIGGITLSLAAGVGFAFGSLRFVLNDVSAANVIGSAALSFAVFAVAAAFEEALFRGYLLQTFARSGLAWLAILLTSVFFGALHAGNPGPSIISTANTILAGVWFSVAYLKTRDLWFVWGLHLMWNWMQGSFFGIEVSGLTEITKYPVFKEIDFGPTWLTGQAYGIEGGILCTISIVIAIAIVFFMPNLKPDEEALRMNTPK, encoded by the coding sequence ATGAACGCGATCCTTTTCAACGAAAACACAGGCTTGCTTCGCAGCGGCTGGCGAGCAGCGATATTTCTATTCGCTTATGTTTTTGCTGCCGCGTTCTTCGGATTGGCCGGCCAGTCATTCGTGCTCGTGCTTCAGGCCGCGGGCTATGCCGGGCCAACAGCTTACTTTGTATCAAATGCTTTCTCCTCGCTCGTTCCCGCAATTCTGTTAGGGTGGCTGTGCGGAAAGTTCCTTGAAAAATTGCCTTATCGGGCGCTCGGAGCGGCATTTACTAAGGGCTGGCTAAAACACTTTCTTCTTGGCCTGCTGATCGGCGGCATCACACTTTCGCTCGCGGCTGGCGTCGGTTTTGCCTTCGGCAGCCTGAGGTTCGTGCTAAATGACGTCTCCGCAGCTAATGTAATCGGTTCTGCGGCCTTATCTTTTGCGGTTTTCGCGGTGGCAGCGGCATTTGAAGAAGCTCTATTTCGTGGCTACCTTTTGCAGACATTCGCCCGATCTGGCTTGGCGTGGCTCGCGATCCTTCTGACGTCAGTATTTTTCGGGGCTCTTCACGCAGGTAATCCGGGTCCCAGCATTATCTCGACTGCAAACACGATACTCGCCGGCGTTTGGTTCAGCGTTGCTTATTTGAAAACACGGGACCTTTGGTTCGTCTGGGGCCTGCACCTAATGTGGAACTGGATGCAGGGCTCATTCTTTGGAATAGAAGTCAGCGGATTGACCGAGATAACAAAGTATCCCGTTTTCAAGGAGATCGACTTCGGACCAACATGGCTGACTGGCCAAGCCTACGGGATCGAGGGCGGCATTCTCTGCACGATCTCGATCGTCATCGCGATCGCGATCGTTTTTTTCATGCCAAATCTAAAACCGGATGAAGAAGCGCTGAGAATGAATACGCCGAAATGA
- a CDS encoding DUF5117 domain-containing protein, which produces MRGTSIRILLMALILGSSAMFIFAQDPPPDTPAVPGGARPGAGGASQDPQPYEKVITKDAKTKKGLFAVHQIKDKYFYEIPKTELGKDLLWVTQIAKTTLGVGYGGQALGSRVVRWERLDNKIFLRGVNFSVVADPSNPVAQAVADSNNSPIIMSFNVAAWGPDEAAVIDVTRLFSTDVFEFSARQRLNATALDATRSYIERVTPFPTNIEAESSMTYTRAAPPAGAGGGAPGGAQAGGMNPGSATVVLHYSMVKLPENPMMPRLFDERRLLFTVAI; this is translated from the coding sequence ATGAGAGGAACCTCGATACGAATTTTGCTGATGGCCCTGATCCTGGGCTCGTCGGCTATGTTTATTTTTGCCCAGGATCCGCCGCCTGATACGCCTGCGGTTCCCGGTGGAGCCCGGCCCGGTGCGGGCGGAGCTTCCCAAGACCCACAGCCTTACGAGAAGGTTATTACCAAGGATGCCAAGACCAAAAAGGGCCTTTTTGCTGTACATCAGATCAAGGATAAGTACTTTTACGAGATCCCTAAAACGGAACTCGGCAAAGACCTTCTCTGGGTCACGCAGATCGCCAAAACGACGCTCGGTGTTGGCTATGGCGGCCAGGCTCTCGGCAGCCGCGTGGTTCGGTGGGAGCGTTTGGACAACAAGATCTTTCTTCGCGGCGTCAACTTCTCGGTCGTTGCCGATCCGAGCAACCCGGTCGCTCAGGCTGTGGCAGATTCGAATAACAGCCCGATCATAATGTCGTTCAACGTAGCGGCATGGGGACCGGACGAAGCGGCCGTGATCGATGTCACGCGGCTGTTCAGCACCGACGTTTTTGAGTTCAGTGCCAGACAGAGACTGAATGCTACGGCACTCGACGCCACGCGTTCTTACATCGAACGCGTAACTCCCTTCCCTACAAATATCGAAGCCGAATCGTCCATGACCTACACACGGGCGGCTCCTCCGGCAGGTGCCGGCGGCGGAGCTCCGGGTGGTGCACAGGCGGGCGGAATGAATCCGGGAAGCGCAACCGTAGTACTGCATTACAGCATGGTCAAACTACCGGAAAATCCTATGATGCCGCGTCTATTTGATGAGCGTCGGCTACTTTTCACAGTCGCAATATGA
- a CDS encoding HAMP domain-containing protein: protein MKRRKMPWVIGTIMAASFVMLVILQSTNLWKDFTIDSSSDLVLLYALSGLNFAALIIFGFIFLRSIIKLARERRTFTLGAQIKTRLLIYFFALSLMPIIAMAVFSYLFMNRALDRWFTSIPENVLRETKEMQRQSLLDRTAKLDETARMLAKAFEKAEPNSSDLASVAVAGSLVHIGLLDRNQATVASYDRELTADERAELDRLLAAAKTGNAADPSLRDGKGFDVGLATLSGGRTLVVVPDPFGERTLSQVVERSVAEFEGLKNKQLTIRRVGLLTLGVLTFLLMFASSWIAFHVARGLTAPIKALAEGANEIARGNLGHRVDVLAEDELALLVTTFNEMSATLESNSIELSDRRRYIETVLETLPTGVISFDANDRISTINRAAADILKLDGRDLSAAKLADIVNVENRLVLERLLGRARRVGHASDQTALGGQGSNGNGYSETEITVALTASKLPTDGGVVLVIEDLSESIAAQRASAWQEVARRMAHEIKNPLTPIQLSAERIAKRFSNSGHEEMGSGNRITDQGPIANVVNESTETILREVASLKTMVDEFSRFARLPDTKLEAGDLNRVIEQAETAFDGRFTRLVIDLGLADSLPEVLIDPEQLKRVFVNLIENSVEAFDGNAEEPRIVVTTRHDAARDLVIAEVSDNGKGIAPADLQKLFQPYFSTKGRGTGLGLAIVNRIIAEHNGKIKVVANQPKGAKFIIELPVNG, encoded by the coding sequence GTGAAGCGACGCAAGATGCCCTGGGTGATCGGCACCATTATGGCCGCGTCCTTCGTGATGCTGGTCATTCTGCAATCGACGAATCTTTGGAAAGATTTCACGATCGACTCATCCAGTGACCTCGTACTGCTCTACGCCCTTTCGGGGTTGAATTTTGCGGCACTCATTATTTTCGGCTTTATTTTCCTCCGAAGCATAATCAAGCTCGCACGCGAGCGGAGGACGTTTACCCTCGGTGCCCAGATAAAAACGCGGCTGCTGATCTATTTTTTCGCCCTCAGTCTGATGCCGATCATTGCGATGGCCGTGTTCTCGTACCTGTTTATGAATCGGGCGCTGGACCGATGGTTCACAAGCATTCCCGAAAACGTGCTGCGTGAAACAAAGGAAATGCAGCGGCAGTCACTGCTCGACCGGACCGCCAAACTCGACGAAACGGCGAGAATGCTTGCAAAAGCCTTCGAAAAGGCTGAGCCGAATTCCAGTGATCTGGCGAGCGTCGCGGTTGCCGGAAGCCTTGTCCATATCGGCCTTCTTGATAGGAATCAAGCAACTGTTGCATCCTACGATCGCGAATTAACGGCGGACGAGCGGGCCGAACTTGACCGTTTGCTCGCTGCCGCCAAAACGGGGAATGCCGCCGATCCATCTCTTCGCGATGGTAAAGGGTTTGATGTCGGGCTTGCGACGCTTTCCGGCGGGCGCACGCTTGTTGTTGTACCCGATCCTTTCGGTGAGAGGACTCTGAGTCAGGTCGTCGAGCGGTCTGTTGCTGAGTTCGAAGGTTTGAAGAATAAACAGCTCACCATTCGGCGCGTGGGACTCCTAACGCTCGGCGTGCTGACATTCCTGCTGATGTTTGCATCCAGCTGGATCGCGTTTCATGTGGCTCGCGGCTTGACCGCTCCGATCAAAGCCCTTGCTGAGGGAGCGAACGAGATCGCTCGCGGTAATCTTGGCCATCGCGTCGATGTACTTGCGGAAGATGAACTTGCTCTTCTTGTAACCACATTTAACGAGATGTCCGCGACGTTAGAGTCGAATTCGATCGAACTGAGCGACAGACGGAGGTACATTGAAACTGTGCTGGAAACGCTGCCCACCGGCGTGATCTCGTTCGACGCAAATGATCGGATCAGCACGATAAATCGGGCGGCAGCAGACATTCTTAAGCTCGATGGTAGAGATCTCTCGGCGGCGAAATTGGCGGATATTGTAAATGTCGAAAATAGGCTGGTTCTCGAGCGGCTCCTTGGCCGTGCCAGACGTGTCGGCCATGCATCGGATCAGACTGCTCTCGGAGGGCAGGGATCTAATGGAAACGGCTATAGCGAGACCGAGATAACGGTCGCTCTCACCGCGTCGAAACTGCCGACTGACGGAGGCGTAGTTCTGGTGATCGAAGACCTCTCTGAATCGATAGCAGCCCAGCGTGCGTCAGCCTGGCAGGAAGTTGCCCGCCGGATGGCACACGAGATCAAGAATCCACTAACACCGATCCAGCTTTCGGCTGAACGTATCGCCAAACGGTTCTCAAACAGCGGTCACGAAGAAATGGGCTCCGGGAATCGGATCACCGACCAAGGCCCGATCGCAAATGTGGTCAACGAAAGTACGGAGACCATTCTTCGCGAAGTGGCCTCACTGAAGACGATGGTGGATGAATTCTCGCGGTTCGCACGCCTTCCCGATACAAAACTCGAAGCCGGCGATCTCAACCGCGTGATCGAACAGGCGGAAACAGCATTTGACGGTAGATTCACGCGGCTCGTTATCGATCTGGGGTTAGCCGACTCGCTTCCGGAGGTTCTGATCGATCCTGAGCAGTTGAAACGCGTCTTTGTAAATCTGATCGAAAATTCTGTCGAGGCTTTTGACGGCAACGCCGAAGAGCCGCGGATCGTGGTCACAACCCGCCACGATGCCGCTCGCGACCTCGTTATCGCCGAAGTTTCAGATAACGGAAAGGGAATCGCTCCCGCGGACCTGCAAAAGTTGTTTCAGCCTTATTTTTCGACCAAAGGCCGCGGCACAGGCCTCGGACTTGCGATCGTCAATCGCATAATTGCTGAACATAATGGCAAAATAAAGGTGGTTGCGAACCAACCAAAAGGGGCGAAGTTTATAATTGAGCTGCCGGTGAATGGATAA
- a CDS encoding zinc-dependent metalloprotease, with product MSVGYFSQSQYDYGRDEHKAPETTYIRRWRLEKKDPNAEMSEPVKQIVYYIDSATPVKWRPYMIRGVEKWQKAFEAAGFKNAIIAKIAPTKKENPDFSPEDARYSVIRWLPSTTENASGPHVADPRTGEILESDIQFYHNIMNLQRSWYFLQAGALDKRAQTFPMPDELMGVLLEYVAAHEVGHTLGFQHNMKASSTYPQDKVRDPAWVKKMGHTPTLMDYSRFNYVAQPEDGIAIDDLVPGIGPYDEFATMWGYKPIPGAKTPDAEKPTLNQWAKLQDATPWLRFSTDGASGSDPGELTEAVGDADAVKSSGLGLKNLQRISKMLVNTTTATQNGEPYNDLAELYGRMLGQWTLEMNHVAAIVGGFNSQQKHIGQPGPKFTLVPKAKQAEAVKFLNDNAIATPMWAIDKDILRKIEPIGALNRVRNAQNSVLNNLMSSTRFARLIEQQALDGADAYSAPEFLADLRNGVFSEMNSASPVIDAYRRNLQRAYLDIANNKLNAPAATVPQGLPASFAGMFMTSGDEKAFYRAELKTISAMAGAAYAKSKDKATRAHLDAVRDQISKILNPNYSGVGASAGTQSRSAMEVLELFLKDSDSCFPDYIIKP from the coding sequence ATGAGCGTCGGCTACTTTTCACAGTCGCAATATGACTATGGCCGCGACGAGCATAAAGCTCCGGAAACTACGTACATCCGCCGCTGGCGTCTCGAAAAGAAAGACCCCAATGCCGAAATGTCCGAGCCGGTGAAACAGATCGTTTACTACATCGACTCGGCGACGCCGGTAAAATGGCGTCCTTACATGATCCGCGGCGTGGAAAAATGGCAGAAAGCTTTTGAGGCTGCCGGCTTCAAGAACGCCATTATTGCCAAGATCGCCCCGACCAAAAAGGAAAATCCTGATTTCAGCCCCGAAGACGCCCGATACTCGGTCATCCGCTGGCTGCCTTCGACTACTGAAAATGCTTCGGGCCCGCACGTCGCTGACCCGAGAACCGGTGAGATCCTCGAATCAGACATCCAGTTCTATCACAACATCATGAACCTCCAGCGTTCATGGTATTTCCTGCAAGCCGGAGCCCTGGACAAACGTGCCCAGACATTCCCTATGCCGGACGAACTCATGGGCGTTCTGCTCGAATACGTTGCGGCTCATGAGGTCGGCCACACGCTTGGCTTCCAGCACAATATGAAAGCCAGCTCGACCTATCCACAGGACAAGGTCCGCGATCCGGCTTGGGTCAAGAAAATGGGCCACACGCCGACCCTGATGGACTATTCGCGTTTCAATTACGTCGCACAACCTGAAGACGGCATCGCTATTGACGATCTCGTCCCCGGCATCGGGCCGTACGATGAATTTGCGACCATGTGGGGCTACAAGCCAATTCCGGGAGCAAAAACCCCGGATGCTGAGAAGCCAACGCTTAATCAGTGGGCAAAACTGCAGGATGCGACCCCGTGGCTGCGTTTCTCGACCGATGGAGCCAGCGGCAGCGACCCGGGCGAACTTACCGAAGCCGTCGGTGATGCCGATGCGGTCAAGTCTTCGGGCCTAGGCCTCAAGAATCTGCAGCGCATTTCAAAAATGCTGGTAAACACCACGACCGCAACGCAGAACGGCGAGCCTTACAATGACCTTGCCGAACTCTACGGCCGTATGCTTGGCCAGTGGACGCTCGAGATGAACCACGTCGCCGCGATCGTCGGCGGATTCAATTCGCAGCAGAAACATATCGGACAGCCTGGGCCGAAGTTCACACTGGTTCCCAAGGCAAAACAGGCTGAAGCAGTTAAATTCCTTAACGACAATGCTATCGCAACCCCGATGTGGGCGATCGACAAGGACATCCTGCGTAAGATCGAGCCGATCGGTGCTCTGAACCGTGTTCGAAATGCTCAAAACAGCGTCCTCAACAACCTTATGTCGAGCACGCGTTTCGCACGCCTGATCGAACAGCAGGCTCTGGACGGAGCGGATGCCTACAGTGCTCCGGAATTCCTGGCTGACCTTCGCAACGGTGTGTTCAGCGAAATGAATTCCGCGTCGCCGGTGATCGATGCCTATCGCCGCAATCTGCAGCGTGCATATCTCGACATCGCCAACAACAAGCTGAACGCTCCGGCGGCAACCGTTCCACAGGGATTACCTGCTTCGTTTGCAGGAATGTTCATGACGAGCGGTGACGAAAAGGCGTTCTACCGTGCCGAGCTGAAAACCATCAGCGCGATGGCCGGTGCTGCGTACGCCAAGTCGAAAGACAAAGCAACGCGTGCCCATCTCGATGCGGTCCGCGATCAGATCTCGAAGATCCTCAACCCCAACTACTCCGGCGTCGGTGCCTCAGCAGGCACGCAGTCACGTTCGGCGATGGAGGTTCTGGAACTCTTCCTTAAAGACTCTGATAGCTGCTTCCCTGACTACATCATCAAACCGTAG
- a CDS encoding M3 family metallopeptidase — protein MKKTLYFAAIAAIAAGVVFMGTNKERTVTAAAAAANPLTEKWTGPFGGLPPFDKVKISDLKPALETAMEENLFEVAAIANQSEPPTFENTIVALEKTGQTLDRVSTIYGIWTTSMSNDEFSKVETEMDPKLAGHYDKITQNEKLFKRIEAVYNDKNRSKLTAEQQRLSWLYYTNFVRAGAKLDAAKKARLSEINQALAGHFTKFSQNLLGDETQVYMTLDSEADLAGLPQALKDAAASAAVSKKVPGKWVIRNTRSSIDPFLTYSSRRDLREKAWKMYVNRGDNGDARDNNGIIPEILKLRFERAQLLGYKTHAQWRLENAMAKTPENAMKLMEGVWPAAIARVKEEVADMQTLADKEGAKIKVEPWDYRFYMEKVRKDRYDLDQNEVSKYLQLDKIREAMFWMAGELFNFTFTPMSGVAVFHPDVTVYEVKDKTTGKHVGVWYFDPYARDGKRSGAWMNAYRNQYRINGDVMTIVSNNANFVKGNPGEPVLISWDDAETMFHEFGHALHGLSSNVTYPSLSGTNVARDYVEFPSQILEHWVSTPEVLGKFSLHYQTGKPIPAELVAKIKKADTFNQGFATTEYLSSALVDMKLHLAGGATIDADKFEKDTLAALGMPGELVMRHRTPQFGHVFANDGYSAGYYSYLWSDVLTADAYGAFAEAGGPYDKKVGERLKKFIFSVGNTIDPAEAYRNFRGRDPNVDALMIKRGFPVNKK, from the coding sequence ATGAAGAAGACCTTGTATTTTGCCGCGATCGCAGCCATCGCTGCCGGCGTTGTTTTTATGGGAACTAACAAAGAACGTACTGTCACAGCCGCTGCTGCTGCCGCTAACCCTTTGACCGAGAAATGGACCGGGCCGTTTGGCGGGCTTCCGCCTTTTGACAAGGTAAAGATATCGGATCTCAAACCGGCGCTTGAAACCGCGATGGAAGAGAACCTTTTTGAGGTCGCAGCGATCGCAAATCAGTCTGAACCGCCGACATTTGAAAACACGATCGTCGCGCTGGAGAAAACCGGGCAAACGCTGGATCGGGTAAGCACCATTTACGGGATCTGGACGACCAGCATGAGCAATGATGAGTTTAGCAAGGTCGAGACCGAAATGGACCCAAAACTCGCCGGGCATTACGACAAGATCACGCAGAACGAAAAGCTCTTCAAACGCATCGAGGCGGTTTACAACGACAAAAACAGGTCAAAATTGACCGCCGAACAGCAGCGGCTCTCGTGGCTCTATTACACGAACTTTGTTAGGGCAGGTGCGAAACTTGACGCGGCCAAAAAGGCGCGACTTTCCGAGATAAATCAGGCCCTCGCCGGGCACTTTACCAAGTTCAGCCAGAATCTTTTGGGCGATGAGACGCAGGTTTATATGACGCTCGATTCCGAAGCCGACCTTGCCGGATTGCCGCAGGCTTTGAAAGATGCGGCGGCTTCGGCGGCAGTTTCGAAAAAAGTTCCGGGCAAATGGGTGATCAGAAACACGCGCTCGTCGATCGATCCGTTTTTGACGTATTCGAGCCGCCGCGACCTGCGTGAAAAGGCGTGGAAGATGTACGTAAATCGCGGCGACAACGGCGACGCCCGCGACAACAACGGCATTATTCCTGAGATCCTGAAACTAAGATTCGAACGTGCCCAACTACTCGGCTACAAAACCCACGCCCAATGGCGGCTCGAAAATGCGATGGCGAAAACGCCCGAAAACGCCATGAAGCTAATGGAAGGCGTCTGGCCCGCCGCAATCGCTCGCGTCAAGGAAGAGGTCGCCGACATGCAGACGCTCGCGGATAAAGAAGGTGCTAAGATCAAGGTCGAACCGTGGGATTACCGATTCTATATGGAAAAGGTCCGAAAGGACCGTTACGATTTGGATCAGAACGAAGTCTCAAAATACCTGCAGCTCGACAAGATCCGTGAAGCGATGTTCTGGATGGCAGGCGAGCTGTTCAATTTTACGTTCACGCCTATGTCCGGCGTAGCGGTATTCCATCCAGACGTGACGGTCTATGAGGTCAAGGACAAGACGACCGGCAAGCATGTTGGCGTATGGTACTTCGACCCATACGCCCGCGATGGCAAGCGTTCGGGAGCGTGGATGAATGCCTACCGTAATCAATACCGCATCAACGGCGACGTCATGACGATCGTTTCGAACAACGCGAACTTTGTAAAAGGAAATCCGGGCGAACCGGTACTGATATCGTGGGATGATGCCGAGACGATGTTCCACGAATTTGGCCACGCCTTGCACGGGCTTTCGTCAAACGTGACGTATCCGAGTCTGTCGGGAACGAATGTGGCAAGAGATTATGTCGAGTTCCCTTCGCAGATCCTTGAGCATTGGGTCTCGACACCCGAGGTTCTAGGCAAATTTTCACTGCATTACCAGACCGGAAAGCCGATCCCGGCCGAACTCGTTGCGAAGATAAAGAAGGCTGATACGTTCAATCAAGGTTTCGCAACGACCGAATACCTCTCGAGTGCCCTTGTCGACATGAAACTCCACCTCGCGGGCGGAGCGACGATCGACGCGGATAAGTTTGAGAAAGACACGCTCGCTGCTCTTGGAATGCCGGGCGAATTGGTTATGCGTCACCGAACGCCGCAATTTGGACACGTGTTTGCGAACGATGGTTATTCCGCCGGATATTACAGCTATCTTTGGTCGGATGTCCTGACCGCGGATGCGTACGGGGCCTTTGCCGAAGCCGGCGGACCGTATGACAAGAAGGTCGGTGAGCGTTTGAAGAAGTTTATCTTCTCAGTCGGCAACACGATCGACCCGGCGGAAGCGTACCGAAATTTCCGCGGACGCGACCCAAATGTCGATGCATTGATGATCAAACGCGGATTTCCGGTGAATAAGAAATGA
- a CDS encoding CapA family protein: MFNRFPMYSYFLAGLILAGVLFVLSSCVGGRYESAPVHGNTDQSTVPPTADRSATFVAVGDIMLSRGVARAIDRAGSSEYPFTKLDDILLKSDFNFGNLECPISGNDRNLGKGLIFNTRTDNIDGLVNYKFKIVNLANNHAFDQGLKGLRSTLGFLEKRGIRHIGVGQDQEEAWQPAVIEANGIRIAFIGASYATLNDGGTARNGHVARVEDLRLLERSILQAKDGSDLVVVTMHAGDEYTRKPNRSQVTFAQAALDAGADLVIGAHPHWVQTMQVYRGKPIFYSLGNFVFDQPWSETRTGLMLRVTIRGSRIDQIEILPVVIERGAPRQATAIETKEILRKIGVNEPIFRPGAIK, translated from the coding sequence ATGTTCAACCGGTTCCCGATGTACTCCTATTTTTTAGCTGGCCTGATCCTTGCCGGCGTACTCTTCGTCTTGTCATCCTGCGTCGGCGGCCGTTACGAGAGTGCTCCTGTTCACGGGAATACGGATCAATCGACGGTACCACCAACCGCTGATCGTTCGGCGACTTTCGTTGCCGTCGGGGATATCATGCTGTCTCGCGGGGTCGCGAGGGCGATCGATCGAGCAGGTTCCTCCGAATATCCTTTTACAAAGCTTGATGACATTCTCCTTAAGTCGGATTTCAATTTTGGTAATCTCGAGTGCCCAATCTCCGGCAATGATCGCAACCTGGGCAAAGGCCTGATATTCAATACCAGAACCGACAATATCGACGGCTTGGTGAATTACAAATTCAAGATAGTCAATCTAGCGAATAACCACGCTTTCGATCAAGGCCTGAAAGGCCTCAGATCCACGTTGGGTTTTCTGGAGAAACGAGGTATCAGGCACATCGGGGTTGGCCAGGATCAGGAAGAAGCATGGCAGCCTGCGGTGATCGAGGCGAATGGGATCCGGATCGCATTTATCGGAGCATCGTATGCGACGCTCAATGACGGCGGTACAGCCCGCAACGGTCATGTCGCCCGCGTCGAGGATCTTAGGCTCTTGGAGCGTTCGATCTTACAGGCAAAAGATGGATCTGACCTTGTCGTGGTTACAATGCACGCCGGCGATGAATATACTCGAAAGCCAAATCGCTCGCAGGTCACTTTTGCTCAAGCCGCCCTCGATGCCGGTGCCGATCTTGTGATCGGAGCACACCCGCATTGGGTACAGACAATGCAGGTCTATCGCGGGAAGCCTATCTTTTATTCGCTCGGCAATTTTGTGTTTGACCAGCCATGGAGTGAGACTCGAACGGGATTGATGCTGCGAGTGACAATTCGCGGATCCCGGATAGATCAGATCGAAATACTGCCTGTCGTCATCGAGCGAGGAGCTCCAAGACAGGCAACCGCGATCGAAACAAAAGAGATATTGCGGAAGATCGGCGTTAACGAGCCGATCTTTCGCCCGGGCGCTATCAAATAA